The stretch of DNA GCCTCCGAAGCAGACGACAAAATAAGAGAGGACTGTTGCCCGGGGAAGCCTTTCAGCGTCTTCAGGTCTGAGGTAAAGGAGACAATGTCAGAATAGAATgcgcgcacactcagacacacacacacgcgcacactcacacacacacacacatacacacaaaaccttTGTACTCTGCGGAAGCTGGCGGTTAATCAGCCTGGTGCCGAGAGACAAGCTGTGCTAATTTTAGCCGCAGCTTTCATTGTTATCCGCCTGCGGACTGCTAGGGTTATATATTTCTCTCCAGATTGCAAACGGCCTTTATATAGACTGATGGAGACGCTGttgcagtctgtctgtggaaTGTCCCATTACTGAATTATACATGCCATCAAACCCCACCCAGCACACTCCAGCTTGCCTTTAGTAGAGAGTATGCATGCTTTATATAGGTATCCTATATAGAGAGTATGCACCCTTTATTTTATTATGGACAGTGGTTTTGGTGAAGTCACTGTTGATGAGTTGCCCTGTCAGACGAACCCTGTGATGTGTCCCCCTGCGCCCTCCCCCCGTTAGCCTGGCGTGGCCGTGTCCTTGGTGAACCCGCAGCCTGCCAACGGCCTCTTCACCACCCGGATCGACATCCGCCAGGGAGACAGCCGGGACAGCATCATCCGTCGGCTGGCCAAGGTCAATCGCTTCATCAAAGGTGAGTCTGTGAAGAGCCTCCCCTCTCTGAGCTCCGGCCCTGCCCTCTGATCATGATCGCCACACACTGCACTCTGCACTCTGCAGCCGCTCACAGTCTCCTGTCTGCCTTAGTAGGAGCCTGTGATTTATGAGAGatggccttttttcttttctttttctttttttacaaatgTCTCCAGACATGGTGGTGTTCAGAGAGGAAAAATGCAGCTGTGATGGCCCAGACTCCAGTTTTGTTATTGACCAAACCAGGGCAGCCCTACTACACCCCCCatgcccccatccccccactcACAGATCATTTGAGCTGCAGTTGCTCTTTTATAATAGAAAGACCGGCGTGCTGCCTGGTTGTGAAGCATGCTTTAAACCCAAACGCAATGTGGTGATGGGAATCTTATGTCGGAGTTCAATTCGTCCTAATTAACCATACACCTTTAAGATGTTCCTTAATGTCCTTAAatgtttctcctgtgtctctttgtctcaGATCTGTCCAAGGTGAAGCTGATGCGGTATGAGGACCCGGCCCTGGGCCCGCGGCGGGTGCCCGTCATGGGCCGCGAGGAGCAGGGCAAGCTGCCCGTCTCCGACAAGTCCACCTTCCACATCAGCCTGGAGGACAAGAAGGTTCACCTGACTGACAACGGCCTTAAAGTGGACATTGGGGACACGCTGGTGTACCTGGTTCAATGAAGGCGTGGGGGGCGGTGCTCTCAGGACGTACCTGAATAAGATACAGCGGTCTGGGACTCTCTTATGATCtattttgtaaatgaatgacACAGTTATCCTTGTCCTCTCtgtccattttgtttgtttgtttttcacctAACTGGGATGGGAGAATAGGAATCAACTGTCCACTTTGTCTTGCCATTCAGAGAGTCTCACTGGCTTCGGCGGCGGACAGCCTCTATTCAGTGAGATTAGCCTAGCATTTGCCAGCTAGCTCTGCTTATGCAGAATCTGCACTGTTTGGAGCAGCAGTCCACTGCTTATTGCTGCCAGGAACGCTAATCTCTCccggtttttcttttttcttttgttcttttggcATTTTCCAAGCACAGTTGTCATTGCACAATTTGTATGTTAACCCCAGcaccaaataaatgaataatccACAATGGACAGATAAGTATATGATGACAATTAAAAGAAACTGTACCATTCTCAAACTCCATGGATGCATCTCTGATTAATAATAAACCTTTTTGCGTttcggggggcgggggggtcatAATATCTTTTTGAAAGAAGAACAATGaggatgtttttgtatttttatatgAGATTTAAAAAAGATATGTATTTTATATTCTACTGTGTTTATGCAGCAGGCTTTCAGGCACAGGCTCAATAAGCTCTGCACCATGCATATGCATGATGTGACTATCACTGAGAGGAAGTGCTTAAAGATGGTGACCACAACAGTACGTGTTGAGGTTCCCCCTTATATCCTCTGAGCGAAAGCAGTCGTTCACACAGTCGTTCACTGAGTGCTTTGGTGAAGACACACAGGAGTCACAATGTCTGGTGAGTTTATTTCCCACACATGGAAACATTTCTTCAAACTCCTCTTGGTTGCTGCCACTCTCTTTGACATGAGGCTTCATTGATGAGTCTCAGACAGAGACCTTTACTTGGATGCATTTCAAgacgctgtttttttttttttttttttttaatttcctgGTGTGTAAAAGACCTTTTGACCTTTAGGTCTTACACTGTTAAATTGGGTGTTGGCTGGACCCCGTGCACTGGTCTGATTTTATTGGAGAATAGCTGCCAAGTGACCCAAGTGCGATCCTTGAAGGGtttactttttatttcatttttcatcaaGATGAGTTGGAAAACCCTGACAGTAAGTTTTTGAGTAATACCAGTCCCAGTATACTGATTTAATATCTGGACAGAAATGATTCAGTAATCACAGTATGTGGCCCTTGTGCTCTAGTGAGGTGATGGACACTTGCTTTCCTACACCCTTAAGACTTCAGCTTTCTGAATCTAACTCTTCGTAAACCTGTTCAGATTTAGAGTCATACAGCCATTGATTGATTAAACATGGATATCAATATGTGTTCTAGGATTTCATTTCTTTGTGAGCAGTAAACCTGCATAATGATTATAATACATATGATTTCAATGGTTTTAGTTGAGGACACCAACTGAAATAGTTACCCTTTTGTATTGGTAAGCTACTGTTACCTCCTTGGAGGAGGCGGGTAAGGGGCGCTTATCTCTCTGGAGCAGCCGCAGGCGGGCATCCCTGGCACTGTCCCTATCTGTGGCAGCCAGTGCCCGGCTCCCCTGTCCCGTGCAGAAGCTCCAGCCcgtctccagctcctccactcAACCAACGACAGACGCAACGCCGTCACACACGCCGTCACATCTGAGAGCACTTTTTTAAACTTACACGTACTTctcattcatgcacacatacacagagacacttaAAGATCTCAAAGTCACACATTCCCACATATTGTCTCAGTCACATCTCTCTcgcctattcacacacacacgcactctctctctcactcacacacacacacacacccataagtGTGTGTCCCAAAATGAGTCCAGGTCATCTCTTAAAACCACATTCCTTCCCTTAAGATTGACTGTCTCTGTGGCTGCACACTTGTGATAACTCTGAGTCTTTCTATTGTTTTTGTTGCCCcgtttccccttcctctctgttaACAACTATCTAGAGCAAGACTCCAACATGAAGGAGGTTGCACTCCAGGACGCCAACAGTGACGACGGGTCCCTTCGCGAAGAGACGCCGATGCCGATAGCGGCATCGGCGGTGATGGCGGACTCTCCCGTCGTTACACAGCCAGGACTGGGGCGTACCACGACGACGGTCACtaccatcacacagacaggaggggaCTGGAGCACGGGACTGTTCAATGTGTGCGGAGAGAGCAGCACCTGTAAGAGGAAACGCAACTTTTTGAATATGAATATCACAATGGAAGTGACTACAGAGGCATGTGATAGCAACTGATAAGCAGAACTGGGCGTAGCTGTGTTCGACCCAGTGAACTGTAAAAGTATACAAACTAAACGTTGTATTGCACTTTACGGTACTACATTTCAGGCTTTTAGGCTTTACGACTCCTGGGGTTTATAAAATATTTACTACTGAAATTCTTTGAGTCAGTTGCAAGTGGAGGTCAGGAAGGTCAAATATGAAAGGATCAAGTTCCACCAAACtgcattaacaaacacacagaggctgacaGAATGTTGTACCATTTCCTTCTTTAAccttaaaacttaaaaaaaaggcAAGAGTCAGACTACTCACCATTTCAAAGAGGATTCTTCTTTATTGAATAACtatctgtctcctcctcctctctctctctgactcggCCTCTCTAGGTTTGATGGGAGCCTTTGTGCCTTGTTGTCTGGACTTCAATTTGGCCCATCAGTATGGCGAGTGCGTCTGTCTGCCCATGTTGCCCGGCTCCACTCTGGCCATGCGCGTGGGGATGCGGGAGCGCTTTAAAATACGGGTGAGTGGGAGGACTGTtcaacacatacagtacgtcTCATGTAACATCCACTCCTAGCCAAAGCATCCAACAGTACAGTGAAAATATTTGGGagatttacagtgtgtgtgtgcgtgtgcgtgtgcgtgtgtgtgttgtagtgaatAATATAGTTTAGTAGTAAAGCACAACCTAATCTGAGATGACCTCCAAAGGGGCGAGAGCATGGGCAGACTTATTATTTATGCCCCAGTCATAGTTATATGGTTATCAGTTAGctgtgtaagctatgtaagtATACTGTGAATAGTTTAGTAGGGTAGGGTCGCGGCTGTCTTCATCGAAGTCCGAGCTGGAAGTATATAGTATGCAGAATCCTCAATTTGGGAAGGCGTTGTTATTGTAGACAGTCGCTGCCGGTTGAAGTGCTCTGTACTGAGCCAGTGGCCAGCAGGTTGTATGGTGTTTCTTGTACCTTGTGCTGGAGTGTTCCTCTGTGGTGGCCAATGGTGTCAGCATCTTAAGAGTTAACCTCCCTTAGCCTTACCTCTAACTCTTGACTCATTATTTTCtctgtaggggagtgtgtgcgAGGACTGGgtggcagtgtgtctgtgttacccGCTGGCTGTGTGTCAGATGATCCgcgagatgaagaggaggatgaagactCAGATATACCAGGTGTCCACTGCACTCGACTGCTCCTGAGACCACcagcacacatgaacatactgGTCACCAAACTATCATACATGACtttcccattacctgctaacAGAAGCGCATGAGCGTTATGGTATAAAGTCTAACTGATTCATGAAAGATTTACCATATTGTACTGCTAACGCCTGTTTCAGACTTTCTGAGGTAAAAGATGATATTTTTAAAGTTCCTGCTGGAGGTCAGACAGTACTGAATGGTTTGGTTAGGTAGGCATTGTCAAGAGGGAAGGTTAGGTAGGCATAGTCAGGAGGGAAGGTGTAACAGAATTCCCACTCTGGTGGTTGCTCAACTGTCTTACCCATAGCTTGTGTTCACATGCATATTTTACAATCTATTTGCGTTCACTCCAGTTTCAATCCACTTCCAATTATGTGAATTTTTTGTTAGCGTACATGTGAATAAACAGTGTCCCCTGTCTATtacgtctctatctctctctgtgtgtgtgtgtgtgtgtgtgtgtgtgtgtgtgtgtgtgtgtgtgtgtgggtgtgtgtgtgagagagaaaggtactATCCCTGCAATTTTCCAAATTACCAGCAGAGGGCAatatgtcctcacacacaccaggaagcttactcctacacccacacacaaatacactgaaaTGCACTGAGACTAACATACATGCACTGCATATTCATGCAATAACACCTGCAATCAAGTACAAAACACATgcgcatgtatacacacacacaaacac from Clupea harengus chromosome 8, Ch_v2.0.2, whole genome shotgun sequence encodes:
- the plac8l1 gene encoding cornifelin homolog B isoform X2 produces the protein MSEQDSNMKEVALQDANSDDGSLREETPMPIAASAVMADSPVVTQPGLGRTTTTVTTITQTGGDWSTGLFNVCGESSTCLMGAFVPCCLDFNLAHQYGECVCLPMLPGSTLAMRVGMRERFKIRGSVCEDWVAVCLCYPLAVCQMIREMKRRMKTQIYQVSTALDCS
- the plac8l1 gene encoding cornifelin homolog B isoform X1, whose product is MSPEQDSNMKEVALQDANSDDGSLREETPMPIAASAVMADSPVVTQPGLGRTTTTVTTITQTGGDWSTGLFNVCGESSTCLMGAFVPCCLDFNLAHQYGECVCLPMLPGSTLAMRVGMRERFKIRGSVCEDWVAVCLCYPLAVCQMIREMKRRMKTQIYQVSTALDCS